From one Syngnathoides biaculeatus isolate LvHL_M chromosome 12, ASM1980259v1, whole genome shotgun sequence genomic stretch:
- the LOC133509628 gene encoding gamma-aminobutyric acid receptor subunit pi — MGVFVSVGSLFSVVLISRLLESSMLNAEVKEGEILPPTIQKLMKGYNKYLRPFFDNGPVTVGMSLDIASIDTISEINMDYTATIFLRQRWTDERLVFEGNKSLSLDGRLVELLWVPDTFIVDSKKSFLHDITVENRLIRIFPNGTVLYALRITTTVACNMDLTKYPMDKQTCTLQLESWGYNINDVMFYWTRGNESVSGLDTLQLAQYTVEDHYTSVSEAIYETGHYPKLVFHFELKRSILYFILETYVPSSLLVVLSWVSFWISLSSVPARICIGVTTVLTMTTLMMGARTSLPNANCFIKAIDVYLGICFSFIFGALIEYAVAHFCTLTYSDTHMLMYGHQMHNFDDEMNGIVTTVSSHSERAKRQKEPDAGPTAAPASAELPVDPSSPTGSDPKPEVSPPKPPNWCLIVLTNLRKLLNFINCCHIENPHHIDNYSRVTFPLSFVLVNLLYWTYYLYF, encoded by the exons GTTGTTAGAGAGCTCCATGCTTAATGCAGAAGTGAAGGAAGGTGAAATTCTTCCGCCAACCATTCAAAAGCTGATGAAAGGATATAACAAGTACCTGAGGCCTTTCTTTGATA ATGGTCCTGTGACTGTTGGCATGAGCTTGGACATTGCCAGTATTGACACCATTTCAGAGATCAACATG GATTACACAGCCACCATATTTCTCCGGCAGCGCTGGACAGATGAGCGTTTGGTGTTTGAGGGCAATAAGAGCCTGAGTCTTGATGGACGGCTAGTGGAGCTCCTCTGGGTCCCTGACACCTTCATTGTGGACTCCAAGAAGTCTTTTCTTCATGACATCACTGTGGAAAACAGACTGATCCGTATCTTTCCAAATGGGACCGTGCTCTATGCGCTAAG AATTACCACCACTGTGGCCTGTAACATGGATTTGACCAAATACCCAATGGACAAGCAGACCTGCACACTGCAACTGGAGAGCT GGGGTTACAACATCAATGATGTCATGTTCTACTGGACCAGAGGAAATGAGTCTGTTAGTGGCCTAGACACTCTTCAACTTGCACAGTACACAGTGGAGGACCATTACACCTCTGTGTCTGAGGCTATCTATGAAACTG GTCACTACCCGAAGCTGGTCTTTCACTTTGAGCTGAAGAGGAGCATCCTGTACTTCATCCTGGAGACATATGTTCCATCAAGCCTGTTGGTGGTCCTCTCTTGGGTCTCCTTCTGGATTTCCCTTTCTTCTGTTCCAGCACGAATTTGTATAG GAGTGACCACAGTACTGACGATGACCACTCTGATGATGGGGGCTCGCACGTCGttacctaatgccaactgtttCATCAAGGCGATTGATGTATACTTGGGAATTTGCTTCAGCTTTATTTTTGGTGCCCTCATAGAGTATGCTGTGGCTCACTTCTGCACCCTCACGTACAGCGACACGCACATGCTCATG TATGGCCACCAAATGCACAACTTTGATGATGAAATGAACGGCATCGTCACAACCGTCTCTAGCCACTCTGAGAGGGCCAAGAGACAGAAGGAACCTGATGCAGGTCCCACCGCTGCTCCCGCCTCCGCCGAATTGCCAGTTGACCCGTCCAGCCCGACAGGCAGCGACCCCAAGCCTGAGGTGTCCCCTCCAAAACCCCCCAACTGGTGTCTCATTGTACTGACCAACCTTCGCAAGCTTCTCAATTTTATAAACTGCTGTCACATAGAGAATCCTCACCACATAGACAATTACTCAAGAGTCACTTTTCCCCTGTCATTTGTCCTTGTTAATCTTCTTTATTGGACATATTACTTGTATTTTTAG